In one Gracilinanus agilis isolate LMUSP501 chromosome 6, AgileGrace, whole genome shotgun sequence genomic region, the following are encoded:
- the UCP1 gene encoding mitochondrial brown fat uncoupling protein 1, which produces MPGARPSPFGQAELGWKPPSWCAIGLAFVNPEPTAGIGSRILAGCTTGGLAVIVAQPTDVVKVRLQAQSNLSGTKPRYTGTFHAYKTIASEEGTRGLWKGTMPNVARNAIVNSAELVTYDLIKENLLKYNLLTDNLPCHFVSAFGAGFCTTVVASPVDVVKTRYMNSPPGQYTSAPQCAWTMLWREGLTAFYKGFVASFLRLGSWNVVMFVSYEQLKRAMMKSKPTIDCTTESSL; this is translated from the exons ATGCCTGGTGCACGTCCATCACCCTTTGGCCAGGCTGAGCTTGGCTGGAAGCCACCAAGCTGGTGTGCCATTGGGCTAGCTTTTGTGAACCCAGAGCCAA CAGCTGGAATAGGAAGCAGGATCCTGGCAGGGTGCACAACTGGAGGGTTGGCAGTAATAGTGGCACAGCCCACAGATGTGGTGAAAGTCAGACTCCAAGCACAGAGCAACCTGTCTGGCACCAAACCCCGCTACACTGGGACTTTCCATGCCTACAAAACAATAGCCTCTGAAGAAGGAACAAGAGGGCTTTGGAAAG GGACGATGCCCAATGTGGCAAGAAATGCTATTGTTAATTCGGCAGAGCTAGTAACCTATGATCTAATAAAGGAGAACCTTTTGAAATACAACCTACTAACAG ATAATTTACCTTGCCACTTTGTGTCGGCCTTTGGCGCTGGATTCTGCACAACGGTGGTAGCATCTCCAGTGGACGTGGTAAAGACCAGATACATGAACTCACCACCAGGACAGTACACCAGTGCCCCGCAATGTGCATGGACCATGCTCTGGAGGGAAGGACTGACTGCTTTTTACAAAGG GTTCGTGGCTTCCTTCTTAAGGCTGGGATCTTGGAATGTCGTCATGTTTGTATCTTATGAACAGCTCAAAAGGGCGATGATGAAGTCCAAACCTACCATTGACTGTACCACAGAATCATCTTTATAA